One Chiloscyllium plagiosum isolate BGI_BamShark_2017 chromosome 12, ASM401019v2, whole genome shotgun sequence DNA window includes the following coding sequences:
- the hao2 gene encoding hydroxyacid oxidase 2 yields MLRDVSVTDTRVTIQGMEISFPIGIAPTAFHCMAWHDGEMSTARAAEAMNTCYIASTYSTCSVEEISAAAPNGFRWFQLYVYRNRKLSEQLVHRVEAHGYKAIVLTVDVPYTGKRRNDIRNNFKLPPHLKVKNFDGIFEDHSEVELYGVPANSLDPSICWKDICWLQSLTRLPIIIKGILTKEDAELAVEHGVQGIIVSNHGGRQLDGGPATIDALSEIVDTVQGRIEVYLDGGIRTGSDVLKALAIGAKCVFIGRPVVWGLVYKGEEGVKEILQILNDEFRLSMALAGCRNISEINRNLVQFSKL; encoded by the exons ATGCTAAGGGATGTCTCCGTAACAGATACAAGGGTAACCATCCAGGGAATGGAGATCAGTTTTCCCATAGGAATCGCACCTACTGCTTTCCACTGCATGGCATGGCATGATGGGGAGATGAGTACAGCCCGTG CTGCTGAAGCCATGAACACATGTTACATTGCAAGCACATACTCCACCTGTTCTGTGGAAGAGATTTCAGCCGCAGCACCTAATGGATTTCGATGGTTTCAGCTTTATGTCTATCGCAACCGTAAACTCTCAGAGCAGCTAGTGCATCGCGTGGAAGCACACGGGTACAAGGCCATTGTTCTAACTGTGGATGTCCCTTATACTGGCAAACGGAGAAATGATATCAGGAACAACTTTAAGCTACCACCTCATCTCAAAGTAAAAAACTTTGATGGCATTTTTGAG GATCATAGTGAAGTAGAGCTGTATGGAGTACCAGCCAATTCTCTGGATCCGTCAATCTGTTGGAAAGATATCTGCTGGCTTCAGTCATTAACTCGCCTGCCTATAATTATTAAGGGCATTCTAACCAAGGAAGATGCAGAACTGGCAGTGGAACATGGTGTCCAAGGTATCATAGTGTCAAACCATGGAGGCAGGCAGCTTGATGGAGGCCCAGCTACG ATAGATGCCCTATCAGAAATTGTGGATACAGTCCAAGGAAGAATTGAGGTTTATTTGGATGGCGGAATCCGTACAGGAAGTGACGTGCTCAAGGCTTTAGCTATTGGAGCCAAGTGTGTTTTCATTGGTCGGCCTGTGGTTTGGGGTCTTGTCTACAAG GGAGAAGAAGGAGTCAAAGAAATTTTGCAGATTTTGAATGATGAATTTCGTTTATCAATGGCCTTGGCTG